Below is a window of Hydrogenimonas sp. SS33 DNA.
GAATACTGTGGCACTGGGCACAGTTGGCTTCGTAAACCGCTCTCCCCTTTCCAACATCACCGAAAAGGAGGCTGACGATGGAGACAAGTGCAAAAACGATAATGGTTCTCATTACAATCCTTTCAAATGGAGGCGCTATTTTATTTAAATAGGAGTAATTTTGTCTTGATTAAAATCAAAGAAAGGAAGATAGTCGTGAATAATATTGTTTACAACAATAAATCGATAAAATAATCGAAATTTGTTCGGATACCAAAGGAAAACGCCCATGGAATTTTTCCACAAAACTTTCTACGGCAACACCGTTTTGGAGTGGAGCCTCGCCGCGGCGGGGATCATCCTCTCCTTCATCGTGGCCAAAATGGTCTACTGGCTCATCAGCCGCTTCGTCAAGAAACTGACGAAACGCACCGCCAACCGTTTCGACGACATTCTCGTGGATATGATGGAGGAGCCGGTCGTCTTCGTACTCATCATCACCGGCATCTGGTACTCGCTTCATACCCTGACGTTGAGTGCCGCCATGGAAGCGGTCCTCTCCAAAGCCTACTACGTCCTCATCATCGTCGCCGTGGCGTGGCTCATCACCCGGCTTTCGGACGCCATCATCGAAACCTACCTGGTCCCCTACGTCCGCAAGACCGAAGGGAAGCTGGACGACCAGCTGCTGCCCATCATCCGCAAGGGGATCAAACTCTCGGTCTGGGCCATTGCCATCATCGTCGCCCTGGACAATGCGGGCTACGACGTCAAAGCGGTTCTGGCCAGCCTGGGTATCGGCGGCCTGGCGCTGGCACTGGCCGCAAAGGATACGGTGGCCAACCTCTTCGGCAGTTTCACCATTTTCGTCGACAAACCCTTCGTCGTGGGAGACCGCATCAAAGTCAAAGGGTACGACGGTTTCGTGCGGGAAGTGGGCATTCGCAGCACGCGCCTGCAGACGCTGGACGGGCGGACGGTCACCATCCCCAACCAGTTCGTCGCCAACGAAAGCATCGTCAACGTCAGCAGCGAGCCGAGCCGGAAAATCACGATGGATATCGGCCTGACCTACGACACGGCACCCGAAAAGATGGAGGAAGCGATGGCGATCCTACGCGAGATCGCCGCCTCCCACCCCGACACGGAAGAGACCATCGTCACCGCTTTCACCGAATT
It encodes the following:
- a CDS encoding mechanosensitive ion channel family protein, with amino-acid sequence MEFFHKTFYGNTVLEWSLAAAGIILSFIVAKMVYWLISRFVKKLTKRTANRFDDILVDMMEEPVVFVLIITGIWYSLHTLTLSAAMEAVLSKAYYVLIIVAVAWLITRLSDAIIETYLVPYVRKTEGKLDDQLLPIIRKGIKLSVWAIAIIVALDNAGYDVKAVLASLGIGGLALALAAKDTVANLFGSFTIFVDKPFVVGDRIKVKGYDGFVREVGIRSTRLQTLDGRTVTIPNQFVANESIVNVSSEPSRKITMDIGLTYDTAPEKMEEAMAILREIAASHPDTEETIVTAFTEFKDSSLNIRFIYYIRKGASVFGTQNAVNMEILKRFNEKGLEFAFPTQTVYHKPL